GACGGAAGGAACGACCATCGGGCACGACCTGGGTCTGGGCGTCGTCGACGGACGGTATCAGCTCCTGCAGCAGGTTGGCGCGGGTGCCGCCGGTATCGTCTATAAAGCCTACGACCAGATGCTGCAGGTCAAGATTGCCATCAAGATGCTTCGCACGGAATTCGCGTCCAATGAAGCCGTCCTGGAGCGCTTTCGCAAGGAGATCATTCTGTCCCGGGATATCGGTCACCCCAACGTCCTCAGGATGTATCACCTCGGAGAGTTCGGAGGTAAGAAGTACTTGACGATGCAATGGGTTGACGGCCAGACCCTCGGGACGCTGATCAGCGTCGAGGCGCCGTTGTCCCCTAGCCGGTGCGCCGCGATCGGAGCCAAGCTCGCCGCCGCGCTCGAGGCCGCCCATGCCCACAAGGTCCTGCATCGGGATATCAAGCCGCAGAACATCCTGATGAACGGAGAGGGAGAGCCCTACCTCACGGACTTCGGCGTCGCCCGGGTGCTGGGCGAGCCGGGCACGACGCGAACCGGCGTCTTCCTCGGGACTCCCAACTACGCCTCCCCGGAGCAGGCCAATCTCTCGCCGCTCGACGGAAGGTCCGACCTCTACGCGTTGGGGGTCGTCCTTTTCGAGATGGCAACAGGAAAGCGACCCTTCGAAGCGGCGACGACCGAGGAAATCCTGGAGATGCACCGGAGCACGCCTACGCCCGACCCCCGCGAAATCGAGCCGGGTGTTTCACCCGAGCTCTCGGCGGTGATACTTCGCTGCCTGGAAAAAGAGCCCTCCAAGAGATTCGCCGACGCCGGGGCCCTCCGCTCGGCGCTCGAAGCTCTCGATGGCTCCTCTCTTTAAGGCTTTTCCGCCACTTGCATTAACGTTATCGACGTTAAGATAGTTAACGTCGTGGACGTTAATGCCGAAGGCTCGCTAGAAACGCGTCGAAGGACGCTTCGTCCGCGGACACTTCCGCGTGCGGACCGAGAAGGCGGATGAACCAGGGCCCCGAGGGTCCTTCGACCACCGCGGCGATCATGCGGTAGTCCTTCTCGTCGTGCCGCTCGCTCGCACCGGGACGAACGGGTGCCACATACGTTCCCGAAACGTCGGCGCGTGTGATGTCGAGGTTTGCGACCTTCATCTTGCGCACCTGCGCGCGCTCGCGCGTCGGAGTTCCATCGGGCTGCGTGAACTGCCCGTACCACCGCTCGAGGTTGGCTTCGACTCCCCCGCCCTGACCCGGGCCGAAGTAGAAGATGACGACCTCGGAGCTCGTCCCCACCTTCCATTGGGCGAGCCGCATCGAAGACGTCGACGGAGAAGGCGTCCACTCCTTCGGAGCGTCGTAGACGAGCGGGGAGGAAACCAGGAAAGAGAGAATGATTGAGCTGAGCATGCTCGCAGTCTACCTCGCCGCCGTCGTTGGTTGACGCGAAGAAAATCTTCGCCCTATAGTGAATCGTCGGAAGATGTCACCCCCGGACCGTCTGGGATCCTACGAGATCATGGCGGAGCTCGGCTCGGGCGGCATGGGAGTCGTCTATCGAGCCCGCGACTCGAGGCTCCAGCGGGACGTCGCCATCAAGGTGCTCTCCGCCCACGGCGCTTCCGATCTGGAGCGGCGGAAGCGATTCGAGCGGGAAGCGCGCGCCGCGTCGGCGCTCGACCATCCGAACATCGTCACCATCCACGAGATCGGCGAGACGGAGGACGGTCAGCTCTTCCTCGTGATGCAGCTCGTCGAAGGGAAGAGACTGCGCGCATAGGAAGCTCACGAGCGACTCTTGCGAAACTCCCCCAGCATCTTCAGAAGTGGTCGACCGCGGTGAAACCCCCGCGATTCGATGAGCTTCAGCGCCTTCCTGGCGCGCTCGATCTCCTCTCGAGAAGCCTTCTTCGTTAACGCCCTCAGGTCCACGATATCCTGCGGGCGCGTCTCATCGTCTCGGGACAGAATCTTGAGAGCAATGAGGTGCCCGGTGCGAGCCACCGGAATGGAGAGCTCCGGGAGGACCTCGAGAAGCTCGGCCTCTTCCACGATCTCGCTCTCGATTCCCGAGGATGCGAAGAGCAGGTCGAGAAGGACGCCCGTTCCATCGTCCAGAGGCGGTTGCAGCCGCGCCGTCGCAAGCCGCTCGACCGCCTCTTGCTCGACGGTCGCCACGAGCCTGTAACCGTTTCGTTGGAGGTCGTAGACGAGCGCTTCGGCTTGTTCGTCATCCCGAAATGCAACCGTCAGATCCGCGTCGCGGGTAAACCGTGGCTCGGTTCTCACCGAGACCGCAAGGCCCCCGACGAGGGCGAATTTGATTTCGGCAGCCCGAAGATCGGCACATAGCCGGCGCAGCGCGGATTCGAGAACCCTCACCGCCGCTTTCGGGGCCACTCGCCGGGTCGCCCCGCGGAGTCTCCGAACTCAGCGCCGGGCCGGTGTCCGAGCCAAGCGCGAAGGCGTTCTTCGATCTGCTCCTCGGTGGCGTGGGGATCTTCTCTCTTGAGGTTCTGTCGCATCATGTCGACCCCGGCCTGGAACAGATCCATCGCGATCCGAAACCGCTCGGCCGGACTCAGCGCGGTGACGTCGTCCATGATGCGATTCTATCCTTCTTCGGAACAGCTCGCCCTCACGACGGCGAGACTCGACCACACTCGCCGGTTCAGCCCTCCGATCGCGTCACGTCCGTTCCATCGCATGAGATCGGCGGGACGCTCTCGAAAGAGGGTTATTCTGGCATTCCCGAGGTGACGAGCGTCTCGATGAGCTCCGCATGAAACTCCAAAAGATCGCGAATCTTCGCTTCCGTCCATCCCAACGCCCGGGCAGCGGGCCCCGGGCTCGTTTCCTTCAGCACCCAGGCCAGAGTCAGTGGCGAGAACCCGCCGTCTTTTCGAGGCGCGTCAGAAAGCGCTCTGTCCAAATCCCCGCCGTGCACCAGGTGATCCCGCAGGTCGACCAGGTCCCTCAACTCGGCGCGGCCCAGAAGCGCGCAGAGCTTGTTGACAGGATCTCGTGTGGAGTGTCGACTTGAATCGGCGCGCCGATGTCGAAGACTCGAGGAGTTTCCAGTACCTCCGACGGATCCGAATTTCAGTTCTCGAAGAGCCACGTCCAGAAAGGGCGCGACCGTCCCAGATACCGTTCGATCGTCGGCCAGAGCTCTCGAATCTCGTCGGGAGAGACGAAGGTGAAGACATCGTCCGGCTTTGCCTGGCGCATCAGCTTCCCGACGAGGTACGCCCGCACGTCAGGATCGGCGTTTTTCAATCCGTCCTGGAACTCCTCGAGCGTCAGGTCGCAATCCCAGAGAAAGTAGGGCCGTCCCTGCGAATCGAGGAGTTTCTCCCTGGGCGTCGGATTGAGCACGGATTCAGTGTAGCACCGGCGCTGGTGTGGCTACTGGTTGAACCGACCGAGGAGCGTCTTGACAATCTCCCGGGGACCGGCGAGCCTTCGGCCTCGCTTCGCGTGGTCGAAGCGGCTGCGCAGATCCGCGAATGTGAGAAGGAGCTGCACCCTCTGAGAGACAAAGTGGTCTCTCTTTGAACGAGTAGTTCACCCTCGAAGCGACGATGGCGCCATCAAGCAAGATACTCGCCGACGCCGGGGTTCTGCGCTCGGCGCTCGAGGCTCTCGGAGGCTCTTTTTCAAAAGGGCACTTTCCTCCTCTTGCATTAACGTCGCCGGCGTTAATATAGTTAACGTCGTGGACGTTAAGACTCGAAACCGTCTCTTTTCCACAGGCGACATCGACCGAGAGGATCTGTGGCCAAAGATTACTGAATTCGAGGAACAACCCTGCACGTTTCGGTTCAGTTTTGGCTTGGACGAGCTCCCGGCGGAGCCGGGACTCATCCTGATTCGAGGGCCTCGCCAGTATGGCAAGAGCACCTGGCTCGAGCTCCAGCTCAGGAACACGCTCGAGGAGAACGGCCGTGGGTCGGCCTACTTTCTGAATGGCGACGACATTGCCGGCGAAGACGAGCTCGAAGCGCGCATCGCAGAGATCGTCCCAACCTTCAACCCGGATGCCCGATCGAAACGGCTTTTCATCGATGAAATCTCGGACGTGCCGCGGTGGGAGCGCGCCTTGAAGCGCGTCTCGGATCGCGGGGAGCTTCGGGACGTTCTGGTCGTGACCACCGGCTCTCGCGCCGCCGACATCCGTCGAGGCGCCGAGCGTCTTCCGGGAAGAAAAGGGAAACTCAGACGGACGGAGTATTTGTTCACCGGCGTGTCCTACAAGGATTTCCACGCCCAGTTTCGACGGGAAATCGGAGACGACGCTTGGATTGCCTTCTTGCTGAGCGGAGGGTCTCCAATTGCGGCGAGAGAGATCTGGCAGATGGGCCGGATACCGCAATACTTCTTCGAGCTGATCCGCGATTGGGTAACGGGAGAGCTCATTAGAAGCGGGCGGTCCAGGCAATTCTTGATCGCTTTGATGAGAACCCTTTTCGTGCAGGCGGGGTCGAGGACGGGTTATCTCAAGCTTGCACGAGAATCTGGTCTGGCCAACAACACCATTGCGGCGGAGTACGTCGAACAGCTGTCCGATCTTCTGGCGGTGATCCCGTCTCACCAATGGGATGCCGACCGGGACGTCCCGCTTCAGCGCAAGCCCGCGAAGTTCCATTTCATCAATCTGTCGGTGGCGTTGTCGTTCAGTCCCAACCGAATGGCCCACATCGAGGATTTCAAATCTCTGCCGCCTCAGCAGAAATCGAAGTGGATGGAGTGGCTCGTCGCCCAGGAGCTTTTCAGACGACAGTCGATCGCCGGCGTAGAGGATCCCGAGGTCATCTGGTTTTGGGCGTCCAAGGAGCACGAGATCGACTTCGTCGATTCCGAACGAAAGCTTTACGAAGTGAAAGTCGGCCCAACAGGGCTCGTCGATTTCGCGTGGTTTCCGAAGGTGTTTCCCAACCGGAAGCTCCTGGTCATTGGTGGAAGTGAGTTCCGGTCGGCCGCGATCAAGGGCGTTACCATCGAGCAATTCCTCTTGTCCGACGGATTTCCTCATCCTTACCCCGGGGAGGCGGAAGATATCGACGTCTACAACGATTACGCTCGATTCTGACCAGAACGCCCAACGTGCGTGCTGAGAGAGATAGGATCTCCCCATGAGAGTCGCCGTGTTCGGAGCGGGTGGGGTCGGAGGCTATTTCGGGGCGCGGCTCGCCCGGGGCGGCGCCGACGTTCATCTCATCGCCCGCGGTGAGCATTTGAAGGCGCTCCGTTCTCGCGGCCTACGTGTGCTGAGCGGCTCCGGAAACGTCGACGTCGCCCTTCCCGCCACCGACCGGCCGGAAGAAGTGGGCGCGGTCGACGTGGTTCTCTTCTGCGTCAAGTCGAACGACACCGAACGGGCTGCGAGACGAAGCCCGCCGCTCCTCCATCGGGCGACGGCGGTCATCACGTTTCAAAACGGCGTCGACAACGAGGAGAAGATCGCTTCGATCCTCGGCCCCGGGCACGTGTGCGGCGGAGTCGCCTACATCATGGCGACGATTTCCGCTCCGGGAGAGATCACTCATGTGGGCAAGCTCGCACGCCTCCTATTCGGGGAGCTCGACGCTCCTCGAAGCGAACGGCTCGCGTCGCTCCACGCGCTTTGCACGGCGAGCGGCATCGACGCCGAGCTGTCGGAGGACATTCGCCAGGAGCTCTGGCGCAAGTTCGCGATGATCTGTGCCGCGGCGGGGATGACCGCGGCGGTGCGACTTCCCATCGGCGAGATCAGAGACTCACCCGAGGCCTTCGCGATGTTCGAGCGCATCAGTCGTGAGATCACCGAGCTCGGCCAGAAGGAGGGCGTTCCCCTGCCCGACGATACGCCACAACGAATCGTCGAGCTCACCCGAAGCCTCCCGGCAGACATGTATTCCTCGCTCCACTATGACCTTACCCACGGCAAGCCGATGGAGCTCGACGCCCTCCACGGCACCGTCGTCCGACTCGCCCGGCGTCACCGCCTCCCGGTGCCGGCCTCGGAAGCCGTCCTTGCGATCCTCGAGCCCTGGGCCCGGAGAAACAACTAGGCCGTTCCGGCGCTGTGATCAAGATCATTTCGTATAGGAAATCCGGGCGCTAGATTGGGCGCTCACTCGATCGAAAAACCGAACACGAATCGGGAGCGCGCCGTGATAGGAACAGCATGGGCGGCCTTATCCAATTCCTTTTTGCCTCAGGTGCTTTCTGTATCGGTTCCGTCCTTCCAGGGACACCGAATTCCCTGACGGCTGTCGCAGCGAATTCCACCTCTCCTTCAAGAAGTACGAGAAGCCCGGCCGAGAGGCCCGTTTGCCGATCGTCCGCCGCGTAGGGAGGGTGACATTTTGCGCACGAATCCGGATCTCATGACTCTGCGTGATGTGCCGGTGCGCATCCTCCTCTACAGCCACGATTCCTTTGGACTTGGCCACCTGCGACGCACATTGAACATCGCCACGGCTCTGACCCGGAGCTTTCGCAGAGCCAGCGCGTTGATCGTGAGCGGCTCGCCTTCCGTGACCCAGTTCCGTTGTCGCGAACGGGTCGAAGTCGTGAAGCTGCCGTCGGTGACGAAAACGAGCCAGGGCGCCTACAACGTCCGGACCCTGGGAGTCGATTATCCCGACCTGATGCAGCTGAGAACCCGGCTCATTCTGGAATCCTTTCGGGCCTTTCACCCGACGCTCGTAATCGTGGACCATCAGGTGATCGGGCTCAACGGTGAGGTCCTTCCGCTGCTGCGGGAAGCAAGAGATCTGGGAGTCCGAACCATCCTTGGGCTGCGGGATATCGTCGACGATCCCGAAGTCGTCGACCGCGAATGGAGCTCATCGGAGCACCGCTGGGCACTGACCGAGGGCTACGACCAGGTCTGTGTCTACGGAGACCCGGAGGTTTTCGATCCCCGGGTGGAATACCGGCCCCTGAAGGAGATCTCGCACCGGGTCGAGTTCACCGGTTACGTGGCTCGCCCGGCAAAACCCATCACTCGACGGCGTTCCGAGCAGCCACACGTACTGGTTACCGTCGGCGGGGGGGAGGACGGAGCCAGCCGAATTCTGGCGTATCTCGACGGACTCTCCTCGACACCAGGAGAGTGGAAAACGGACGTCATCACCGGCCCCCTGATTCCGACTGCCGATTACAAACGGATTCGCCTGCTTGCCCGAACCTTGGGCTCGGTGAAGGTGCATCGATTCCACCCCGACGTACCGGGGATGCTATCGCGCTCTAGCGCCGTGGTCAGCATGTCGGGCTACAACACGACGGTGGAGATTCTCCAGAGTGCCTGTCCTTCGGTTCTGCTGCCTCGCGTTTTTCCGAGAACCGAGCAGCTGATTCGAGCGGACCGACTCGCGCGACTGGGCCTGGCGCGGTTGCTCGTCGAGCGGAAGCCTCTGGCATTGCGTCGAGCGGTCGAAGAAGTCCTTGCGGCACCACCCCCCCGCTCGAACTATCCGAGCATGGACGGGCTGACGAACCTCTCGAGCATTGCCGCCGAGCTTCTGTCGTTTCCGAACAGTCTGGCGGTCCTGACGGGCACCCCAACGTGAACGCGTTACGAGTCGGTTACCTGCTCAAGAAATTTCCCCGTCTTTCGGAGACGTTCATCCTGAACGAGATCCTGGAGCAGGAGAACATGGGCGTTTCCATCTACATCATCTCCCGGCACGAGCCGGATGCGGAGCCCCGGCACCGGATATTGAACCAGCTGAAGGCGCAGGTGGAAACACTTCCCTGTATCCGCGAGCTCGACTTCTGGGAGCCGCTGTTCGCAGGATCGACCGATCGTCTCCGGCGGGTTCAACAACTGAGCCGGGATATCAGGAGACGACCCGGGGGAGCGCCTCCGCGCTTCGCCAGTTTGCTGAGCGAAGCCATCTATCTGCTCCACCGAACCCAATCTCTCGGCATCCGTCACCTTCACGTCCATTTCGCTTCGGATTCGGCGATGGTCGCGACGCTGCTCCGCGCGCTGGGCGGGCCCACGTACAGTGTCACCGCGCATGCCAAGGATATCTATCGAGCGGGCGTGGAGCCCCGATGGCTCGAGAACATCTTCGTCGGAGCCGAGTTCGTGGTCACCGTATGTGACGCGAATGTGAAGTATTTGGAGAGCTGGCTCCACCCGCGAGCGACCTCACGGGTGCGGCGGCTCTACAACGGGGTTGCACTTGCCGACTTCGCGGACGCTCCCGAGGATCCTCGCCAACGGGATTCCTGCCACGTCCTCTCGGTCGGCCGCCTCGTCGAGAAGAAAGGCCATCACCTGCTGCTCGAAGCGCTGGCCCGGCTACGGCGACGGGGCTTCCCGGTGACCGCCACGCTCGTGGGAGAGGGAGAGATGCGGAGCGCGCTCGAGCGCCAAATCGCCGACAACGACCTCGGCGAGCTCGTGCGTCTCACCGGCGCGGCCGAACAACAGGAGATCGTCACCTTGATGGCTCGGGCCACGGTTTTCTGCTTGCCGTGCATCGTTGCCGCCGACGGGAATCGTGATGCGCTGCCCACCGTGGTTCTCGAAGCTCTGGCCAGCGGCCTTCCTGTCATTTCCACTCCCATCTCGGGGATTCCCGAGATCCTCGATGGCGGACGAGCGGGCGTTCTGGTGCCGGAGAACGACGCCGCTGCCGTGGCGGCCGCGCTGGAAGACTTGTTGGCCAACGCGCCGAAGCGCCGCGAGCTGGCCCGGGAGGGAAGGCGCCGAGTTACCGAATGCTTCGATCTTCGCAAGACCGCCGCGTCACTACGTTCCTGCTTCGAGCAAGCGATGCAGGGCTCGGAGGCAACGTGCGGGTTGCTTTCGTGAATCAGGATCCGGGAGTGGCCCCGGATCGGAGGAAGGGAGCCGCGGTTCACCTCGGGGCAATGCGGAGCGCTTTCGGCGAGCTCGGTGCCCACGTGGTGGCTCTCGACGAGAGCGACCCCGCGCGACTCCAATCACGACTCCGCGGGGTCTTGAAGGAAAACTCCGTCTCAATGGTCTTTGAGCGGTACGCGCTCGGCCGATCGGAGGCCGCCGAGGTTGCCGTGGAGTGGGGCATCCCGTTCGTGCTCGAGGTCAATTCCCCTTTGGCGCAGGAAGCTCTGCGGTGGCGGGGAAGAGCAGAAACAAGAGCCGAACGAGACCGAGATGGCGTGCTTTTCCGCTCCGCGAACGCGGTGATCGCGGTTACGAGCGAGCTCGCGGAATACGCCTCGGTTCGAGGGGCCCGACCCGACGCCATCCACATCTATCCAAACGGCGTGGATCAACGGCTCTTTCGACCCCGCAGCGTCGACGATCGCCTGCGCGCTTCGCTCGTTCCCGAAGGACGCTTCGCCCTCGGATTTCATGGCCGTTTGCGACCGTGGCACTGCTTCGATCGCCTCGCGGAGGTATATCACGAGCTCTTGCGAAGGGACGCCCCGATTCACGTGGTGATCGTGGGCGAGGGCGATTTCGCTGCTGAGCTCGAAGGCCACGTTCCCGCCGAGCGGCGCACCCTGATCGACTGGAAACCGCACTCTGAGATTCCAAAATACGTCGCCGCATTCGACGCTCTACCCTTGAGCTACGACGAGGCGGCTCCCAGCTACTTCTCCCCGCTCAAGCTCACGGAGGCAATGGCCTGCGGCGTGGTGCCCATCGTTCCCGACGTCGGCGATCTTCCACGCATCGTGGGATCCGGTGGAGAAATCTATCGCGCGAGCAAGCCAAACGAGATCGCGGACATCGTGGAAGGACTGATCCAGCAACCCGAGCGGAGAGAGAGCCTCGCCCGGGCGGCATTGGCTCGCTCCGCCGAGCTTTCCTGGAGGCGCATCGCCGACTTCGCGCTCCGGTTCGCCAGGGAGGACGGGCCTTGAGGCAAAGCGCGTTCGAGACCAAAGACGCTCGGTCCGATCGGAGGATCGCCTCCGACGCGGAACCGAGATCCCGAAATCGCGTTCTGACGCGCTTGTGGCCCTATTGCTTGCGGGAGCGTTTTCTCCTCGGCACCTCGTTCGCCGCACTCGTCACGCACACCCTCCTGCGGCTCCTGGAGCCGTGGCCGCTCAAATTCATCTTCGACGAGGTGATTCTGCCGCGGAACGATCGGACTCCGCCGTCATTCCTCCCGGATACGACGGGGGTCGATCCGATGCTGCTGGTCGCGTTCTCGGCGGCCGCGGTGGTGGCGATCAGTGGGCTTCGCGCCCTCGCTCAGTACGTCAATCAGGTCAATTTCGCAAAGATCGGCAACCGCGTTCTGGCACGGGTTCGTGCCGACGTCTTCCGGCACCTTCAGGGCCTGTCTCTCTCCTTTCACTCTTCCGCTCGGAGCGGCGATTTGATCCTGCGCGTCATACAAGACGTCAACTTGTTGCGCGACGCCGCAGTCACGGCCATCCTGCCGTTATTTGCGAGCTCCCTGCTTCTGATCGGGATGTGGGCCGCCATGTTCTGGATGCAATGGAAGCTCGCTCTGGCTGCGACCGCGATCGTCCCACTCATCTGGTTACGAACCCGGAGCCTGGCCGGCAAGATTCGCGAGGCCGGCGTGAAGCAGCGAAAGCGTCAAGGAAAGCTGGCAGCGACGGCCTCCGAATCGGTCGGCGCGATCAAGAACGTCCAGGCTTTTTCCTTGGAGGGGATGTTTCTCGATGCTTTCGAATCGAGCAACGTGATGGGAGAGAAGTACGATGTCCGGGGCGCGAAGCTTACCGCGAGCCTCGGCCGCTCGGTCGATCTCGTGCTGGCAATCGCCACCGCGGCGGTTCTCCTCTACGGGACCCGACTGGTGCTCACCTCTGAGCTGAGCCCTGGTGAGCTCCTGGTCTTTCTCACCTATCTTCGCCGGGCGTTCAACCCGGCGCAGGACTTTGCCAAATATACGGGGCGCGTCGCGAAGGCCTGTGCGGCGGGCGAGCGGGTCTTCGAGCTTCTCGATCGCGAGCCCGAGGTCAGGGATCTTCCCGGGGCCATCGCGGCGCCGCGCTTCGCCGGGAGCGTGCGTTTCGAGGACGTCGGGTTCGCCTACGGTCCCGGTCCTCAGGTGCTGCGTCGAATGTCCTTCGCGATCGAGCCGGGCCAACGCGTGGCGCTCGTCGGGCCGTCAGGCATCGGCAAGTCGACGGTCGTCAACCTGTTGCTGCGTTTCTACGATCCGACGTTCGGGCGAGTACTCATCGACGGCCGCGACATTCGCGAGTTCCGCGTCGGATCCTTGAGATCGCAGATCTCCGTGGTGCTCCAGGATTCCATTCTCTTTGCCGCGAGCCTCGGCGACAACATCGCCTACGGAGCACCGGGCTGCTCCCGGGAGGAAATCGAGGCCGCCGCCCGGTTGGCGAACGTTCACGAGTTCGTCTCGAATCTGCCGGGCGGTTACGAGGCGATCCTGGGCGAGAGAGGCGTAAACCTCTCCGGCGGTCAGCGCCAGCGGATCGCCATCGCGCGAGCCGCCGTTCGAAAATCCCCGATCCTGGTGCTCGACGAGCCGACGACCGGTCTCGACGACGAGAATCGCCGGTCCGTCCTCGAAGCCCTCGAGCGTCTGGCGATCGGTCGAACCGTATTGATCATCGCGCACGATCTGCGGCTGAGCATGCGCGCGGACGCAATCTTCTACCTCCACGACGGACAGGTCGTCGAAAAAGGAACCCACGAAGAGCTCGTGGCGCGAGGTGGACGCTACGCGGCGCTTTGTCGTCTCCGTTCCGAGGACGGGCGGCAGGAGGCGGTCTCCAATGTCTGATAGGTCGCCACGTCGGCTCGCCCGATCGCCGTACGTCTTCGTGGTGGGCTGCCCGCGTTCGGGAACCACCCTGCTCCAGCGCATGCTCGACGCACACCCGCGCCTTGCCATCGCCAACGACACCCATTTCATCCCTCGCGCCGTCCAGGCGGTAACGCCTTCGGTCTGGCTCGAGCCGGCGCGTGCCCGCTGGTTGACTCAACACGAGGCACTCGTGAGCTGGGCTCGGAGCTACCACCGCTTCGAACGGCTGGGGCTCGATGAGGTTTGCGTGAACCGCGCCGCACGTCGATCGGGAAGCTACGCTGATTTCGTGAGCCGTCTCTACCGTGAGTTCGCTGCGGCTCGAGGCAAGGAGCTCGGAGGAGAGAAGACTCCCGACTACGTACGATGTCTGCCTCTTTTGCACGAGCTCTTCCCCGACGTGCAGAGCGTTCACATCGTTCGCGACGGACGGGATGTCGCGCTCTCGACGCTCGAATGGGCGCGCGAGACGAAGGGGCCGGCTCGGTTCGACCTCTGGCGAGAGGAGCCGGTGGCGGTTTGCGCCCTGTGGTGGCGATGGCAGGTGGGCTCGGGGCGACGTGATGGGGCGAAGGTTCGCGCCGGTAGCTACCTCGAAGTGAGCTACGAGCGACTCGTGAGGGACCCGGCCGCGACCCTCCACGAGGTAGCGGACTTTCTAGGCCTGGCAGACGCCAAAGAGATGCTTTCGTTCAACGCTGGAAAGGAGCGGTTGGATCCCTCCTTGTCGGCGAAGAGGGCCTGGCGTTCACCGACGCCCGGACTTCGTGACTGGCGGACTCAGATGGACGAACGATCGATCGAGCTCTTCGAGGCGCTCGCCGGCGATCTCCTCGGGGAATTGGGTTACCCGAGGGCCTTCCCGGGAATCTCTTCATCGATCGCACGGGTC
This is a stretch of genomic DNA from Vicinamibacteria bacterium. It encodes these proteins:
- a CDS encoding sulfotransferase, producing MSDRSPRRLARSPYVFVVGCPRSGTTLLQRMLDAHPRLAIANDTHFIPRAVQAVTPSVWLEPARARWLTQHEALVSWARSYHRFERLGLDEVCVNRAARRSGSYADFVSRLYREFAAARGKELGGEKTPDYVRCLPLLHELFPDVQSVHIVRDGRDVALSTLEWARETKGPARFDLWREEPVAVCALWWRWQVGSGRRDGAKVRAGSYLEVSYERLVRDPAATLHEVADFLGLADAKEMLSFNAGKERLDPSLSAKRAWRSPTPGLRDWRTQMDERSIELFEALAGDLLGELGYPRAFPGISSSIARVALRSYAWWEEELQRRDAKLRATVGIAEATAQRGG